In Coregonus clupeaformis isolate EN_2021a chromosome 7, ASM2061545v1, whole genome shotgun sequence, one genomic interval encodes:
- the LOC121570429 gene encoding forkhead box protein J1-B-like, whose amino-acid sequence MPVLPSQEIATRFQENWMKLHPEDQDNVNGSVHLDDSLTSLQWLQDFTIVSASLESLPGSTCQPYHLPQPSHLHPQGSDSPSSPPAGDTAASSMPQSAGSPITSSASAKRTSYSSLHQTVTNNHHQITVPAKSLEEVDFKTNHEVKPPYSYATLICMAMQAGKKNKITLSAIYNWITENFCYYRHAETSWQNSIRHNLSLNKCFMKVPRQKNEPGKGGFWQIDPQYADMFVNGVFKRRRMPATHFNTQTHRKTQGSSRNRKTQEYHQHCPQAHYTVSHRGAGAGNRCKRGGTKWEIVHKSPLLTPELREPETLKGELDWAMVFDDVLNGSSNNFEDLDMNLALNSLGCKVELSQQDQGRGRHLGKWCSGGADWDHQQACRYMEVSTMGCYSMEEIQQHLNLTGLQQPLPLTVHPQHFEELTLFPDEQQRHPWEELKEELQAVPITLDHSLSFCEGFFTEMQPWGTAESYV is encoded by the exons ATGCCAGTACTACCAAGTCAGGAGATTGCCACCAGATTCCAGGAGAACTGGATGAAGCTTCACCCAGAAGACCAAGACAATGTGAATGGTTCAGTGCACCTGGATGACAGTCTCACCAGCCTCCAATGGCTCCAGGACTTCACCATAGTCAGTGCGAGTCTAGAAAGCCTACCGGGCTCCACTTGCCAACCGTACCACCTGCCTCAGCCCAGCCACCTGCACCCTCAGGGCTCCGACTCCCCCTCCAGTCCACCTGCTGGGGACACTGCAGCCTCCAGCATGCCTCAGAGTGCAGGCAGCCCCATCACCTCCAGTGCCTCAGCCAAAAGGACTAGTTACTCCTCACTTCACCAGACAGTGACCAACAACCACCACCAGATCACTGTGCCAGCCAAGTCCCTGGAGGAGGTAGACTTCAAGACCAACCACGAGGTGAAGCCTCCCTATTCCTACGCCACACTGATCTGCATGGCCATGCAGGCTGGGAAGAAGAACAAGATCACACTGTCTGCTATCTATAACTGGATCACAGAGAACTTCTGCTACTACAGACATGCTGAGACCAGCTGGCAG AACTCTATCCGCCATAACCTGTCACTCAACAAGTGCTTCATGAAGGTTCCCAGGCAGAAGAATGAACCAGGAAAAGGGGGATTCTGGCAGATTGACCCTCAGTACGCGGACATGTTTGTCAATGGGGTCTTCAAGCGAAGGCGGATGCCCGCCACCCATTTCaacacccagacacacagaaaAACCCAAGGATCATCCCGTAACCGAAAAACCCAGGAGTACCACCAGCATTGCCCCCAGGCCCACTACACAGTGTCCCACAGAGGGGCAGGTGCTGGGAACAGATGCAAACGTGGTGGCACAAAGTGGGAGATAGTCCATAAGTCACCACTGTTGACACCGGAACTCAGGGAACCAGAGACACTGAAGGGAGAACTAGACTGGGCCATGGTGTTTGACGACGTTCTGAATGGGAGCAGCAATAACTTTGAGGATCTAGACATGAACCTAGCTCTGAACTCCCTGGGCTGTAAGGTGGAGCTCTCCCAGCAGGATCAAGGCCGGGGCCGGCACCTGGGGAAGTGGTGCAGCGGAGGGGCTGACTGGGACCACCAGCAGGCCTGCAGGTACATGGAGGTGAGCACCATGGGCTGCTACAGCATGGAGGAGATCCAGCAGCACCTCAACCTGACTGGGCTGCAGCAGCCGCTCCCTTTGACGGTCCACCCACAGCACTTTGAGGAGCTAACACTGTTCCCTGATGAGCAGCAGAGGCACCCCTGGGAGGAACTGAAAGAGGAGCTGCAGGCAGTGCCTATCACACTGGACCATAGTCTCAGTTTCTGTGAAGGCTTCTTCACTGAGATGCAGCCATGGGGGACAGCAGAGTCTTATGTGTGA